A genomic stretch from Penicillium digitatum chromosome 4, complete sequence includes:
- a CDS encoding Pyruvate dehydrogenase kinase, whose protein sequence is MWKPSERLMETIRHYASFPATGVSLRQMVQFGDRPSTGTLFRASQFLSEELPIRLAHRVQDLGELPDGLSEMPSIKKVQDWYAQSFEEITALPRPTLTQEVKARLLRPGRINGGPSKILSETTQNPSVREGQYRSSVTATNGNGVAKAHAAAGRRYFFAAEGCGDWPPELNDYNQRFAKTLQQIKRRHDGVVTTVAQGILEWKRARQRMQIDSTIQSFLDRFYMSRIGIRMLIGQHIALTEQTHVKHPNYVGIICTKTNVRDIALEAIENARFVCEDYYGLFESPKVQLVCKEDLNFMYVPGHLSHMLFETLKNSLRAVVEHHGTDKDEFPVTKVIVAEGKEDITIKISDEGGGIPRSSIPLVWTYMYTTVEKTPNLEPDFDKSDFKAPMAGFGYGLPISRLYARYFGGDLKLITTEPTSTSILTASLPAQNPCNDNHPSRETVGSGSPLRIACTQFTMIRNTNPRRLED, encoded by the exons ATGTGGAAGCCTTCAGAAAGGCTGATGGAAACCATCAGACACTATGCCAGCTTCCCCGCAACAGGTGTCTCATTGAGGCAGATGGTCCAATTCGGTGACCGTCCCTCAACAG GTACACTGTTCCGCGCCTCTCAATTTCTCTCCGAGGAGCTCCCAATTCGTCTCGCACATCGCGTGCAGGATCTGGGTGAGCTGCCAGATGGGCTGAGTGAGATGCCATCGATCAAAAAAGTCCAGGATTGGTATGCGCAGTCATTTGAG GAAATCACTGCTCTGCCTCGGCCCACTCTGACTCAAGAAGTGAAAGCACGCCTTTTGCGACCAGGCCGGATAAACGGTGGCCCTTCGAAAATCCTCTCCGAGACAACTCAAAATCCCAGCGTGCGTGAAGGACAGTACCGGTCATCCGTGACCGCAACCAATGGAAATGGTGTTGCAAAAGCGCACGCCGCGGCAGGCCGACGGTACTTTTTTGCTGCGGAAGGCTGTGGGGACTGGCCTCCGGAACTCAACGACTACAACCAACGGTTTGCCAAGACCCTCCAACAGATCAAGCGACGTCACGACGGAGTCGTGACCACTGTCGCGCAAGGCATTCTGGAATGGAAACGTGCGCGGCAGCGCATGCAGATCGACTCCACGATTCAGTCCTTCCTCGACCGGTTTTACATGTCAAGAATTGGTATACGAATGCTAATTGGCCAACACATCGCACTCACGGAACAAACGCATGTCAAACACCCCAACTATGTCGGAATAATTTGTACCAAGACCAATGTTCGCGACATCGCGCTCGAGGCCATTGAAAACGCCCGCTTTGTCTGCGAGGACTACTACGGTCTCTTCGAGTCGCCTAAGGTGCAGCTGGTCTGCAAGGAGGACTTGAACTTTATGTATGTTCCCGGGCACCTATCACACATGCTCTTCGAAACCCTCAAGAACTCGCTTCGGGCGGTCGTTGAACATCACGGTACCGATAAGGATGAATTCCCCGTGACCAAGGTCATCGTTGCCGAAGGCAAAGAGGACATCACGATCAAAATTTCCGACGAGGGCGGAGGTATTCCTCGGTCGTCGATCCCCCTTGTATGGACCTACATGTACACTACCGTGGAGAAAACGCCCAACCTGGAACCTGATTTTGATAAGagtgacttcaaagcgccaatggctggatttggatatggcCTACCAATAAGCCGACTCTACGCACGGTACTTTGGCGGTGATTTGAAATTGATCA CTACGGAACCGACGTCTACCTCCATCTTAACCGCCTCTCTTCCAGCTCAGAACCCCTGCAATGACAATCACCCGTCACGAGAGACGGTCGGATCCGGATCACCACTTCGCATCGCCTGCACCCAATTTACAATGATCCGGAATACAAACCCACGCCGTCTCGAGGACTGA